The following proteins are co-located in the candidate division WOR-3 bacterium genome:
- a CDS encoding metallophosphoesterase family protein yields the protein MRIGVFSDIHSNLEALTTVLDFFRKEGVQWLLCCGDVVGYGPDPERCIELVRASRARVVAGNHDWAAAGRIGIGSFNPVAARAIRWTQNRLDERLLGYLSNLPLTDDLGPFHFLHSAPSAPSEWEYIVTLEAAAEEMGSFINDICFIGHSHIPMVVERISGRQAHIITENPFELRPDAKYLLNVGSVGQPRNGDPRACCLIIDWEERRAEFHRLKYDFTTTQQKIIAAGLPESLAQRLATGT from the coding sequence ATGCGGATCGGCGTTTTCAGTGATATCCATTCCAATCTTGAAGCCCTGACCACCGTCCTGGATTTCTTCCGGAAAGAGGGCGTGCAGTGGCTGTTGTGCTGCGGTGATGTCGTGGGCTACGGACCGGACCCGGAAAGGTGCATTGAGCTGGTGCGCGCCAGCCGGGCAAGGGTTGTTGCCGGTAATCACGACTGGGCGGCTGCCGGGCGGATTGGCATCGGCAGTTTCAATCCCGTTGCTGCCCGGGCGATTCGCTGGACCCAAAACCGGCTGGATGAACGGCTGCTTGGTTATCTCTCAAATCTGCCCCTGACTGATGATCTCGGACCGTTTCATTTTCTTCACTCCGCACCATCCGCCCCGTCCGAGTGGGAATATATTGTTACCCTGGAAGCGGCGGCAGAGGAAATGGGCAGTTTCATCAATGACATCTGTTTCATTGGCCACAGCCACATCCCGATGGTGGTTGAGCGGATATCCGGCAGGCAGGCACACATCATTACCGAAAATCCGTTTGAGCTCCGTCCGGACGCCAAGTACCTGCTCAATGTCGGCAGTGTGGGACAGCCGCGCAATGGCGACCCCCGTGCCTGCTGTCTGATCATTGACTGGGAGGAACGGCGGGCGGAGTTCCACCGGCTGAAATACGATTTCACCACCACTCAGCAGAAGATAATCGCTGCCGGACTCCCGGAATCCCTTGCCCAGCGGCTGGCGACCGGCACTTGA
- the nadA gene encoding quinolinate synthase NadA, with product MAESGEQERLIAEIRQLKQKQRAVILAHNYQLPEIYEVADFIGDSLELAQAAARVDAELIVFCGVRFMAENAKLVNPGRPVVLANPRAGCQMADMITAAALRRRRQELGDVLVVAYVNTPAEVKAEADICCTSANAVRVVQSLPGSKKILFVPDRNLGRWVEHETGREIIPWEGFCYVHAQFTVEDVRRARIEHPGALVVAHPECPLEVIQVADRVASTSGMVRIAREVKELVLGTEAGMCNRIRREYPDTRCYPLRRTAICRNMKLTSLEDVKGALQGMVPEVEIPAIVAERAQRALQRMLEIS from the coding sequence GTGGCGGAAAGTGGTGAGCAGGAACGGCTGATTGCGGAAATCAGACAGCTGAAACAGAAGCAGCGGGCGGTGATTCTGGCACACAACTATCAGCTGCCCGAGATCTATGAGGTGGCAGATTTTATCGGCGATTCGCTCGAGCTGGCGCAGGCGGCTGCCCGGGTGGATGCGGAGCTGATTGTCTTCTGCGGGGTACGGTTCATGGCGGAGAACGCCAAACTGGTCAATCCCGGGCGACCGGTGGTCCTTGCCAATCCCAGGGCAGGATGCCAGATGGCTGACATGATTACGGCAGCGGCGCTGCGCCGGCGCCGGCAGGAGCTGGGAGATGTCCTGGTCGTAGCCTATGTGAATACGCCGGCGGAGGTCAAGGCGGAGGCGGATATCTGCTGCACCTCAGCCAATGCGGTGCGGGTAGTTCAGTCTCTGCCCGGTTCAAAAAAAATTCTCTTCGTGCCGGACCGGAATCTGGGACGCTGGGTGGAGCACGAGACCGGAAGGGAGATCATTCCCTGGGAAGGGTTCTGCTATGTCCATGCCCAGTTTACGGTTGAGGATGTCAGGCGGGCGCGCATTGAACATCCCGGTGCGCTGGTGGTGGCCCATCCGGAATGTCCGCTGGAGGTAATTCAGGTCGCCGACCGGGTGGCATCAACGAGCGGGATGGTCCGGATTGCCCGTGAGGTGAAGGAGCTGGTGCTCGGGACCGAAGCCGGGATGTGCAACCGGATCCGGCGCGAGTACCCGGACACCCGGTGTTATCCGCTGCGCCGGACCGCCATCTGCCGGAATATGAAACTCACCAGTCTTGAAGATGTCAAGGGGGCACTGCAGGGGATGGTTCCGGAGGTGGAGATACCGGCGATCGTGGCAGAGCGGGCACAGCGGGCACTGCAGCGGATGCTGGAGATTTCTTGA
- a CDS encoding PEGA domain-containing protein encodes MMSLLIFAGLISGLASPGFLSVNSQPAGMPVYVEGESVGTTPLVRYQLEPGNYWVTVVSNDSLERLYQTVRTGSPGRRLSAIWTLARLDAASTRVEILPAMETKVEISARTMEQSARRAKWLFGGSVFGLFGLGAITGLVIGLVVN; translated from the coding sequence ATGATGAGCCTGTTAATCTTTGCAGGATTGATTTCCGGGCTGGCAAGTCCCGGATTTCTGTCGGTGAATTCCCAGCCCGCCGGGATGCCGGTATATGTTGAAGGGGAGAGTGTCGGAACAACACCGCTGGTGCGGTATCAGCTTGAGCCGGGAAATTACTGGGTGACAGTGGTTTCCAATGACAGTCTGGAGCGGCTTTATCAGACGGTCCGCACCGGTTCCCCAGGGCGCCGGCTCTCAGCAATCTGGACCCTGGCACGACTTGATGCCGCCTCAACCCGGGTGGAGATTCTGCCGGCAATGGAGACTAAAGTGGAGATCAGCGCCCGGACCATGGAGCAGAGTGCCCGGCGGGCGAAATGGCTTTTCGGCGGTTCGGTCTTCGGACTTTTCGGGCTGGGTGCGATTACCGGGCTGGTAATCGGGCTGGTGGTTAATTGA
- a CDS encoding GspE/PulE family protein, with translation MADEQTPIEESGAALEQKYGVPFIDLTSFKLDSEVLQLFPEEFLRNNKLIPLFRSGNTLAVAMVDPGDIYTIDEVRRMTGMEVEPMVCRELDLYQALNQYYAAPEPADLPDEPEITSLDDLPAEEGDSAAVAEMSAEPKKLEELASEAPVVRWVNQMIIRAVRERASDIHIEPTREGLRVRFRIDGILHPIVSPKKALQLAVVSRIKIMSKMNIAEKRVPQDGRYGAIVDGREIDFRVSTFPTTYGEKVVMRILDRMRLLSLDELGLVDESYQALREMIAKPHGVILITGPTGSGKSTTVYAILQEIRSADTNIITIEDPVEYDLDEICQSQVNERAGYTYLVGLRHILRQDPDVIMIGEIRDAETAGVAIRAALTGQLVFSTIHTNDAPGTVTRLIDMGIEPFLVASGLEGVVAQRLVRRICPKCKYPYDPPAKMLEELELPPGTKFYKGKGCEHCRNTGFRGRIGIFEVMKMNDRIRELVVTRPPTSAIRALAREYGMRTLWEDGIRKVVAGITTIEEVMEEAEKVD, from the coding sequence ATGGCTGATGAACAGACACCGATTGAAGAAAGCGGAGCCGCATTAGAGCAGAAATACGGCGTGCCGTTTATTGATTTGACCAGCTTTAAACTGGACTCTGAGGTGCTTCAGCTTTTCCCGGAAGAGTTTCTCCGCAATAACAAGCTCATTCCCCTTTTCCGTTCGGGTAATACGCTGGCAGTCGCCATGGTTGACCCGGGTGATATCTACACGATTGATGAGGTCCGGCGGATGACCGGAATGGAGGTGGAGCCGATGGTCTGCCGCGAGCTGGACCTTTATCAGGCGCTCAATCAGTATTACGCCGCACCCGAGCCGGCTGACCTGCCGGATGAACCGGAAATCACCAGCCTTGATGATCTGCCCGCCGAGGAAGGCGACAGCGCCGCCGTGGCGGAAATGAGTGCGGAACCGAAGAAACTCGAGGAGCTCGCCTCCGAGGCACCGGTGGTCCGCTGGGTGAACCAGATGATCATCCGGGCGGTCCGGGAGCGTGCCAGTGACATTCACATTGAGCCGACCCGTGAAGGCCTGCGGGTCCGGTTCCGGATCGACGGCATCCTCCATCCGATCGTCTCCCCGAAAAAGGCGCTCCAGCTGGCGGTGGTCTCCCGAATCAAGATCATGTCCAAGATGAATATTGCGGAAAAGCGGGTACCGCAGGACGGCCGTTACGGTGCAATTGTTGACGGCCGGGAGATTGACTTCCGGGTCTCCACCTTCCCGACCACCTATGGCGAAAAGGTGGTGATGCGTATCCTCGACCGCATGCGCCTGCTCTCACTGGACGAACTGGGTCTGGTGGACGAAAGCTATCAGGCGCTCCGCGAGATGATCGCCAAGCCGCACGGCGTAATTCTGATCACCGGTCCGACCGGTTCGGGCAAATCAACCACCGTCTACGCCATTCTTCAGGAGATCCGCTCTGCCGACACTAATATCATCACCATTGAGGACCCGGTGGAGTATGATCTGGATGAAATCTGCCAGTCTCAGGTCAACGAGCGTGCCGGCTACACCTATCTTGTCGGTCTCCGGCACATCCTGCGTCAGGACCCGGATGTGATCATGATCGGTGAAATCCGTGATGCGGAAACTGCCGGTGTTGCCATCCGCGCCGCTCTGACCGGTCAGCTCGTATTCTCCACCATTCACACCAATGACGCACCGGGCACGGTCACCCGTCTGATTGACATGGGTATTGAGCCCTTCCTCGTTGCCTCCGGTCTGGAAGGTGTTGTGGCACAGCGGCTCGTCCGGCGGATCTGTCCCAAATGCAAATACCCCTATGACCCGCCGGCAAAGATGCTGGAGGAGCTGGAACTGCCACCCGGCACCAAATTTTACAAAGGCAAGGGGTGTGAACACTGTCGGAACACCGGTTTCCGGGGCCGGATCGGGATCTTTGAAGTCATGAAGATGAATGACCGCATCCGCGAACTGGTAGTCACCCGGCCACCGACCTCGGCAATCCGTGCGCTGGCGCGGGAATACGGGATGCGTACCCTGTGGGAGGATGGTATCCGGAAGGTCGTCGCCGGTATCACTACAATTGAAGAGGTTATGGAAGAAGCGGAAAAGGTTGATTAA
- the amrS gene encoding AmmeMemoRadiSam system radical SAM enzyme, producing MLRGWGKAGLAVFLLVLVGMMPAVGSKTGQHSGAREAMWYRKLGNRVVQCELCPRRCVIAPGKRGFCRVRENRNGVLYSLVYGKPCSINREPIEKAPFFHFLPGRERLTLATVGCNQRCRYCQNWEISQAEPEDVPAEKMSPEEVVALAERLKLPVICFTYTEPVVFYEYMYDIAWQARSRGIRTAVVSGGYVNPQPLESLCRVVDAIKIDLKGFTPEFYERVCGSTLAPVLSACRTVAQSGVHLELVNLVVPGFNDDSTTIRRMCEWIRDSLGDTIPVHFTRFHPDYKLLNSPATPVATLERAVRTARQVGLKYVYVGNVPGHRDENTYCPNCGKKLIGRQGFTVMENNIVNGRCRFCGSRISGVWR from the coding sequence ATGCTGAGGGGTTGGGGGAAAGCAGGGCTGGCGGTTTTTCTGCTGGTTCTGGTCGGGATGATGCCGGCGGTGGGCTCAAAGACCGGCCAGCACAGCGGTGCCAGGGAGGCGATGTGGTACCGGAAGCTGGGTAACCGAGTTGTGCAGTGTGAGCTGTGCCCGCGGCGCTGCGTGATTGCTCCAGGAAAAAGGGGTTTCTGCCGGGTCCGGGAGAACAGAAACGGGGTGCTTTATTCCTTGGTCTACGGAAAGCCATGTTCAATTAACCGCGAGCCGATTGAAAAGGCGCCCTTTTTCCATTTTCTGCCCGGCAGGGAAAGGTTGACGCTGGCAACGGTCGGGTGTAATCAGCGCTGCCGGTACTGTCAGAACTGGGAGATCTCTCAGGCAGAACCGGAGGATGTGCCGGCAGAGAAGATGAGTCCGGAGGAGGTGGTGGCGCTGGCGGAACGACTGAAACTGCCGGTTATCTGTTTTACCTACACCGAGCCGGTGGTGTTTTATGAGTATATGTACGATATTGCCTGGCAGGCGCGGTCCAGAGGGATCAGAACTGCCGTTGTTTCCGGTGGCTATGTGAATCCGCAGCCGCTGGAGTCGCTGTGCCGGGTGGTGGATGCAATCAAGATTGACCTCAAGGGGTTTACCCCGGAGTTTTATGAGCGGGTGTGTGGTTCAACGCTTGCACCGGTGCTGTCGGCATGCCGGACGGTTGCCCAAAGCGGAGTGCACCTGGAACTGGTGAATCTGGTGGTGCCCGGATTCAATGATGACAGCACAACCATCCGGCGGATGTGTGAGTGGATCCGGGACAGTCTGGGGGACACAATTCCGGTGCATTTTACCCGGTTTCACCCCGATTATAAACTGCTCAACAGTCCCGCAACACCGGTGGCAACACTGGAACGGGCGGTGCGGACTGCGCGGCAGGTCGGACTCAAGTATGTATATGTCGGTAATGTCCCGGGCCATCGGGATGAGAATACCTACTGTCCGAACTGTGGTAAAAAACTGATCGGGCGTCAGGGGTTTACGGTGATGGAAAACAATATTGTGAATGGCAGGTGCCGTTTCTGCGGCAGCAGAATCAGTGGTGTGTGGCGATGA
- a CDS encoding DUF362 domain-containing protein codes for MPFLRQQNQWCVAMSRARVWFLPKERVLDGLGVVLKNSGFFEMVKPRKRVGIKVHFGEAGNNNHIDPEYVRRVVITTTYFNLQPVLIETTSLYRGRRQRASEHIKVAHEHGFVPERVLAPVDILDGEYGEKFYAVPVPNGRVAEAYLASGLRYYRYLINLAHFKGHFVVGYGGTLKNLAMGLAAKAGKLAMHSSSRPYVEKDKCVSCGTCVDYCPHDAIGFVEYVAKIGRSCTGCGGCVAVCPSGAIRLNWDEASESVQEKMADYCQAILASRVAIHFNFVLKVTPNCDCYPQTEEPVIPDVGVFASLDPVACDQAVLDQIGMEIRRLYPHLNYQVLLERAVELGLGKREYELVNL; via the coding sequence GTGCCGTTTCTGCGGCAGCAGAATCAGTGGTGTGTGGCGATGAGCAGAGCCAGGGTGTGGTTTTTACCTAAGGAGCGGGTGCTGGACGGGCTGGGGGTGGTACTGAAAAATTCCGGATTTTTTGAGATGGTGAAGCCGAGGAAGCGGGTCGGGATCAAGGTCCATTTCGGCGAGGCGGGTAACAACAATCATATTGACCCGGAGTATGTGCGCCGGGTGGTGATTACCACTACCTACTTCAATCTCCAGCCGGTGCTGATTGAGACCACTTCCCTTTACCGGGGCAGGCGGCAGCGGGCAAGTGAGCACATCAAGGTGGCGCATGAGCATGGATTTGTTCCGGAGCGGGTGCTCGCACCGGTTGATATTCTTGACGGTGAGTACGGCGAGAAGTTCTATGCGGTGCCGGTGCCGAACGGACGGGTAGCCGAGGCGTATCTGGCTTCGGGACTGCGCTATTACCGCTATCTGATTAACCTTGCTCATTTCAAGGGCCATTTTGTTGTCGGCTATGGTGGTACACTGAAGAATCTCGCGATGGGACTGGCAGCCAAGGCGGGCAAGCTGGCGATGCATTCCAGTTCCAGGCCATATGTTGAAAAGGATAAGTGTGTGAGCTGTGGCACCTGTGTTGACTACTGTCCGCATGATGCGATCGGTTTCGTTGAGTATGTGGCGAAGATCGGCAGGTCCTGTACCGGCTGCGGCGGGTGTGTAGCGGTATGTCCCTCTGGGGCGATCCGGCTGAACTGGGATGAGGCGTCCGAGTCGGTCCAGGAGAAGATGGCAGACTACTGCCAGGCGATCCTTGCCAGCCGGGTAGCGATTCACTTCAACTTTGTGCTGAAGGTTACTCCGAACTGCGACTGCTATCCCCAGACCGAGGAGCCGGTAATTCCTGATGTTGGCGTATTTGCCTCGCTGGACCCGGTTGCCTGTGATCAGGCGGTGCTGGACCAGATCGGGATGGAGATCCGGCGGCTGTATCCGCACCTCAATTATCAGGTGCTTCTGGAACGGGCGGTGGAGCTGGGGCTGGGGAAAAGGGAGTATGAGCTGGTAAATCTTTAG
- the nusB gene encoding transcription antitermination factor NusB: protein MTQRRLARESAVEVLYRLELVGDEPESTIQEILLRRNPSDEAETYLRRLITAIENNRTEIDDCLRRHLRRWRLERLTYLDRAILRIGCAELLYFNDVPPKVAINEAVEIAKKFGDDQAGKFVNGVLDSIYKEKYPPVNQ from the coding sequence ATGACCCAGCGCCGGCTGGCTCGGGAAAGCGCCGTGGAGGTTCTTTACCGGCTGGAGCTGGTGGGCGATGAGCCGGAGTCAACCATTCAGGAAATTCTGTTGCGCCGTAACCCGTCAGATGAGGCGGAAACCTATCTGCGCCGGCTGATTACCGCCATTGAAAACAACCGCACCGAAATTGATGACTGTCTGCGCCGCCATCTCCGGCGCTGGCGCCTGGAGCGGCTCACCTATCTGGACCGGGCAATCCTGCGGATCGGCTGTGCCGAACTGCTCTATTTCAATGATGTCCCGCCGAAGGTGGCAATCAACGAGGCGGTTGAGATCGCCAAGAAGTTCGGCGATGATCAGGCGGGGAAGTTTGTTAACGGTGTGCTGGACAGTATTTACAAGGAGAAGTACCCGCCGGTAAATCAGTAG
- a CDS encoding segregation/condensation protein A has product MSEVAQVRLDIFEGPVELLLYLVRKNELDILDIPIARLTDDYLAMLRNSTVLNLEVAGDFLTMAAVLVRLKVRALLPRTEEEDLSTPQVSLEQILDAYRQFQSAARLLAQKEAEQRQRFPRRGESPPVARAEGEDIAVLTRAFSRLLTRLKPEPRLTITPREIRIEDKIEGLRLLLKERAVVEFEEAVSGATLGEIVVTFLALLELVRLGEVRVEQQEEFGPIRLMRREPENLTPVSEAG; this is encoded by the coding sequence ATGAGTGAAGTAGCACAGGTCCGGCTGGATATTTTTGAAGGTCCGGTGGAGCTGCTGCTCTACCTGGTGCGGAAGAATGAGCTGGACATCCTTGACATTCCCATTGCCCGGCTGACGGACGACTATCTGGCGATGCTCCGCAACAGCACGGTGCTGAATCTTGAGGTGGCAGGTGATTTTCTAACAATGGCGGCGGTGCTGGTGCGGCTCAAGGTGCGGGCACTGCTGCCCCGGACCGAAGAAGAGGATCTGTCAACACCTCAGGTTTCACTCGAACAGATTCTGGATGCCTACCGGCAGTTTCAGAGTGCGGCACGGCTCCTGGCTCAGAAAGAGGCGGAACAGCGGCAGCGCTTCCCGCGCCGGGGCGAGTCACCGCCAGTGGCCCGGGCTGAGGGGGAGGATATTGCGGTGCTGACCCGTGCCTTCAGCCGGCTGCTGACACGGCTCAAACCCGAACCGCGGCTGACGATTACCCCGCGGGAAATCAGAATCGAGGACAAGATTGAGGGGCTGAGGCTCCTTTTAAAGGAGCGGGCGGTGGTTGAGTTTGAGGAGGCGGTAAGCGGGGCAACCCTGGGGGAAATCGTTGTAACATTTCTGGCACTGCTGGAACTGGTCCGGCTGGGAGAGGTGCGGGTGGAACAGCAGGAGGAGTTCGGTCCGATCCGGCTGATGCGGCGGGAGCCGGAAAATCTGACCCCGGTGTCGGAGGCGGGATGA
- a CDS encoding class I SAM-dependent methyltransferase — translation MERRDYIPVAPSWERNPEDSDIWRRVVVMPTLVLNQAELEFLGVVAGRRVVVLGAGEGMVPLALAAMGARVTVVDPTNSGLDVVMVRAQIVGVELEFREAEFGRLSALGEGWCDIAYAAQLSAGIENLGDFYLEVFRILTPGGRLIINEYHPFRRIWKQEPGQPRVAHSYFERQKPREEAEEEFRYPGMPDETPAGLTSRRFEFRWTVSDHFFFLNRAGFRVTGIEEVGDARQHWEMPNLSGLPEQLIIAADKPSGD, via the coding sequence ATGGAGCGGCGGGATTACATTCCGGTTGCTCCTTCCTGGGAGCGTAACCCTGAAGACAGTGACATCTGGCGCCGGGTGGTGGTGATGCCGACGCTGGTACTCAACCAGGCAGAACTGGAGTTTCTGGGAGTGGTAGCAGGCCGGCGGGTGGTGGTGCTGGGTGCGGGTGAAGGCATGGTGCCCCTTGCGCTGGCGGCGATGGGGGCAAGAGTGACGGTGGTTGATCCGACAAACAGCGGTCTGGATGTGGTTATGGTCCGGGCACAGATTGTGGGGGTGGAACTGGAGTTTCGTGAGGCGGAGTTCGGCAGGCTTTCTGCACTGGGTGAGGGCTGGTGTGACATCGCCTATGCTGCCCAGCTGAGTGCCGGCATTGAGAATCTGGGTGATTTTTATCTTGAGGTGTTCCGGATTCTGACTCCCGGCGGCAGGCTGATCATCAACGAGTATCATCCGTTCCGGCGCATCTGGAAACAGGAGCCGGGACAGCCGCGGGTTGCGCATTCCTATTTTGAGCGTCAGAAACCGAGAGAAGAAGCGGAGGAGGAGTTCCGCTATCCGGGGATGCCGGATGAAACCCCGGCCGGTCTTACCTCCCGGCGCTTTGAGTTCCGCTGGACCGTTTCGGATCACTTCTTCTTTCTCAACCGTGCCGGGTTCCGGGTCACGGGCATTGAGGAGGTGGGCGATGCCCGTCAGCACTGGGAGATGCCCAACCTTTCCGGTCTGCCCGAACAGCTGATCATCGCTGCGGACAAGCCGTCCGGCGATTAG
- a CDS encoding S8 family serine peptidase: protein MRIRVLALVAAAVMVVSAQGNWPDLLRPVVRSADGEEHLAGQLIIELKPEMRGRVSLNEKDGVALFGITALDELNRKWGVKLIAPLWRRPTVDPIAMKYGCDLQYLIQFDVDQDITPVAADYERLAEVEYVCPNGYMRFDEVPNDPEYSRQWHFVNLGAPFAWGVAKGRTRVVNCVLDDGLDLFHPDIEANLWINTPEDVNGNGRFDTLPYPDGDLDGVDQDMNGYADDVVGWDFVTGDPIPMPYGTNEHGTHCWGITNAVTNNGVGVAGTTWNSRSMALRCGQEGGISIYAAIGAIYYLVPMNAWSISMSFGSASPYQPMADACQYAWDSGLVLFGSAGNEGVEAMRYPACYNGVENVAASGRNDTKTSWSNYGTWVDVTAPGEGIYSTVPRLVGSYAALDGTSMSCPLAAGVACWIKSYDSTVSNATCIQLLHDACDSMPDPLYVQGKLGAGRVSMANVVLPQYYCNLKLTGWRFNDGGGNGMPDPGETVALIVTYTNSPGWRTATNVQATLGVLGTDVTIVKGTATFPDIPGGGSGSCSADSFVFQISPAAPPEMLRFFLTVSASPEPAYPDTSFTAQSGSPRVLIVDDDAGQNYERYYTSACDSNRLLYDVYSVQNSGSPSADTLRHYPVVIWFTGDARTNTLTPTDQANLASYLDNGGKLILSGQNIAYELNGSAFLRDYLKCEFVADSTGKPYLPGIAGDPLTRGDTMVTAGGGGANNARSSDAIRALGEAVACARYRDYPDTTAVPMIRYAGSYRLVFFSVPFEAIDHSNRYLQRWTLIRRIFDWFGERLPGVEQPLVASESRRPYALRITPNPFSSRALVEFTAPVTGGVELRVYSLSGQLVNRVSRQVSFGDYVRINVDAGAMTNGIYLFQLVTAEGVYAQKAAVLR from the coding sequence ATGAGAATCAGAGTATTAGCCCTCGTGGCAGCAGCAGTGATGGTAGTGTCTGCCCAAGGCAACTGGCCCGACCTGCTGCGGCCGGTAGTCCGGAGTGCAGACGGCGAGGAGCATCTTGCCGGTCAGCTGATTATTGAGCTGAAGCCGGAAATGCGCGGACGGGTCAGTTTGAACGAAAAGGATGGCGTGGCACTGTTCGGAATTACGGCACTGGACGAACTGAACCGGAAGTGGGGGGTCAAACTGATCGCACCGCTCTGGCGCCGGCCGACCGTGGACCCGATTGCAATGAAATACGGCTGTGATCTGCAGTATCTGATTCAGTTTGATGTCGATCAGGATATCACGCCGGTGGCTGCCGACTATGAGCGGCTGGCGGAGGTGGAGTATGTGTGCCCGAACGGGTATATGCGGTTTGATGAGGTGCCGAATGATCCGGAATACAGCCGGCAGTGGCATTTTGTCAACCTCGGGGCGCCATTTGCCTGGGGTGTTGCCAAGGGCAGAACCCGGGTGGTCAACTGTGTGCTGGATGACGGGCTGGACCTGTTCCATCCCGACATTGAAGCCAACCTCTGGATTAATACACCCGAGGATGTTAACGGCAATGGCAGGTTTGATACCCTGCCCTATCCCGATGGGGACCTGGACGGGGTGGATCAGGACATGAACGGCTATGCGGATGATGTGGTCGGCTGGGACTTTGTCACCGGTGATCCGATCCCGATGCCCTACGGCACCAATGAGCACGGCACCCACTGCTGGGGGATTACCAATGCGGTAACCAACAACGGGGTTGGTGTTGCCGGCACCACCTGGAACAGCCGTTCGATGGCGCTGCGCTGCGGACAGGAGGGCGGGATCAGCATCTATGCGGCGATCGGGGCGATCTACTACCTGGTGCCGATGAACGCCTGGTCGATTTCGATGAGCTTCGGTTCCGCTTCTCCCTATCAGCCGATGGCAGACGCCTGCCAGTACGCCTGGGATTCGGGGCTGGTGCTTTTCGGTTCAGCGGGAAACGAAGGGGTGGAGGCGATGCGCTATCCTGCCTGCTATAACGGGGTGGAAAATGTCGCCGCTTCAGGCAGAAATGACACTAAAACCTCCTGGTCCAATTACGGCACCTGGGTGGATGTAACCGCACCGGGTGAAGGGATTTACTCAACGGTGCCCCGGCTGGTCGGTTCGTATGCCGCCCTTGACGGGACCTCAATGTCCTGTCCGCTGGCTGCGGGTGTTGCCTGCTGGATCAAGTCCTATGACTCCACGGTTTCCAATGCCACCTGTATTCAGCTGCTCCATGATGCCTGCGATTCCATGCCCGATCCGCTCTATGTCCAGGGCAAGCTGGGTGCGGGCCGGGTTTCAATGGCGAATGTCGTGCTCCCGCAATATTACTGCAATCTGAAACTCACCGGCTGGCGGTTCAATGACGGCGGTGGTAACGGCATGCCCGACCCGGGGGAGACGGTGGCGCTGATTGTTACCTACACCAACAGCCCGGGATGGCGCACCGCAACCAATGTGCAGGCGACACTCGGGGTCCTCGGTACTGATGTTACAATTGTCAAGGGAACGGCGACCTTCCCGGATATTCCGGGTGGAGGCAGTGGCAGCTGTTCTGCCGATTCCTTTGTCTTTCAGATCAGTCCGGCGGCACCGCCGGAAATGCTCCGGTTCTTCCTCACCGTGAGCGCCAGTCCGGAGCCGGCATATCCGGATACCAGCTTCACTGCCCAGTCCGGCAGTCCGCGGGTGCTGATCGTCGATGATGATGCGGGACAGAATTATGAGCGCTATTATACCTCTGCCTGCGATTCCAACCGGTTACTCTATGATGTCTATTCGGTTCAGAATTCGGGTTCTCCTTCGGCGGACACCCTGCGCCACTATCCGGTGGTCATCTGGTTCACCGGTGATGCCCGGACCAACACGCTGACGCCGACCGATCAGGCAAATCTGGCGTCATATCTGGACAACGGCGGCAAACTGATTCTCTCCGGGCAGAACATCGCCTATGAGCTCAACGGCAGCGCTTTCCTGCGCGATTATCTCAAGTGTGAATTCGTTGCGGACTCAACCGGCAAACCCTATCTGCCGGGAATTGCCGGTGATCCGCTGACCCGCGGGGATACGATGGTCACTGCCGGCGGTGGCGGGGCAAACAACGCCCGTTCCAGTGATGCGATCCGCGCGCTGGGTGAGGCGGTTGCCTGTGCCCGTTACCGGGACTATCCGGATACGACCGCGGTGCCGATGATCCGCTATGCGGGCAGCTACCGGCTGGTCTTCTTCTCGGTGCCGTTTGAGGCGATTGACCACTCCAACCGCTATCTCCAGCGCTGGACCCTGATCCGGAGAATCTTTGACTGGTTTGGTGAGCGGTTGCCCGGGGTAGAACAGCCGTTAGTGGCAAGTGAAAGCCGGCGACCTTATGCCCTGCGGATTACACCCAATCCGTTCAGCAGCCGGGCGCTGGTGGAGTTCACCGCGCCGGTAACGGGCGGTGTCGAACTCCGGGTCTACAGCCTCAGCGGACAGCTGGTAAACAGGGTAAGCCGTCAGGTCAGTTTCGGCGACTATGTCCGAATCAATGTTGATGCCGGAGCGATGACAAACGGCATCTATCTTTTCCAGCTGGTAACCGCCGAAGGTGTTTACGCCCAGAAGGCGGCGGTCCTGCGCTAA